In Virgibacillus sp. NKC19-16, a single genomic region encodes these proteins:
- a CDS encoding PTS sugar transporter subunit IIA, translating to MSELVFDESVILLDIEGSTKEEILSAMGNNLVDKGLVKESFINAIIAREGEFATGLPTAGFSVAIPHTDVEHVNRKTISVGVLRNAVDFGVMGDESETTSVKLVFMLAMNEAHSQLALLQKLMQVFQNEETLKYLVSQTDKTSIKNHLEDKLDFAALKGGE from the coding sequence ATGAGTGAATTAGTTTTTGATGAATCTGTTATTTTACTAGATATAGAAGGCAGTACAAAAGAAGAAATTTTATCAGCAATGGGGAACAATCTAGTGGACAAAGGGCTTGTGAAAGAAAGCTTCATTAACGCAATTATCGCTAGAGAGGGAGAATTTGCAACTGGCCTTCCAACTGCAGGGTTTTCTGTAGCGATTCCACATACGGATGTGGAACATGTCAACAGAAAAACAATCAGTGTGGGTGTTTTGAGAAATGCTGTTGATTTCGGTGTTATGGGTGATGAGAGTGAAACCACATCCGTGAAATTGGTGTTTATGTTGGCAATGAATGAAGCACATTCACAGCTTGCATTATTACAGAAACTGATGCAGGTATTCCAGAATGAAGAAACGTTGAAGTATCTAGTGAGTCAAACAGACAAAACAAGCATCAAGAATCATTTAGAAGATAAATTAGATTTTGCTGCACTTAAAGGAGGTGAATAA
- a CDS encoding PTS sugar transporter subunit IIB, with the protein MADKKKVLVACGAGIATSTVVNSAIEEMAKENNLKVDLVQIKIAEVDSHVDSADLLVTTAMTKKEFPFPVINARSFLTGIGTDDTKKQILEELKK; encoded by the coding sequence ATGGCAGATAAGAAAAAAGTGTTGGTAGCATGCGGAGCAGGTATTGCAACATCAACAGTTGTTAATAGTGCGATTGAAGAAATGGCAAAAGAAAATAACTTAAAAGTAGATTTAGTTCAAATCAAGATTGCTGAAGTAGATTCTCATGTTGATTCAGCTGATTTACTTGTAACTACTGCAATGACAAAAAAAGAGTTTCCATTCCCAGTAATTAATGCACGCTCTTTTCTAACTGGAATCGGTACTGACGATACAAAAAAACAAATTTTAGAAGAACTAAAAAAATAA
- a CDS encoding galactitol-specific PTS transporter subunit IIC: MQAFTDFIQGFLDLGATVILPVAIFLLGLFFGQKPGKAFRSGLTIGVAFVGIFLVIDLLVLNLGPAAQGMVERLGVSLNVIDIGWPATSSIAWASVVAAFIIPLGLVVNVIMLVTKTTKTMNVDVWNFWHYTFMAAMVYAISGSIIQGLVAAVLFQIVCLKVADWTQPMVSEFYELPGVSIATGSTISYAPFIPVVKLLQKVPGVKNWNADPETIQKRFGIFGESIFIGLILGAGIGALAGYNIGEIIEIGMSMAAVMVLMPRMVKILMEGLMPVSESAREWLNKRFGDREIYIGLDAAVALGHPAVISTALILVPVTVLLAVILPGNALLPFGDLATIPFIVAFIVGAARGNIIHSVIVGTFMIAISLYLATDVAPIFTQMAETAQIELPEGSTQVSSIDQGGNLVNWVIFKVFSLFN; encoded by the coding sequence ATGCAAGCATTTACAGATTTTATCCAAGGCTTTCTTGATCTGGGTGCAACAGTAATTCTTCCGGTTGCCATTTTCTTACTTGGCTTATTCTTTGGCCAAAAACCGGGTAAAGCATTTCGTTCTGGTTTAACAATTGGGGTTGCTTTTGTTGGGATTTTCCTAGTAATCGATTTACTGGTTTTAAACCTTGGTCCAGCAGCACAAGGCATGGTTGAACGGTTGGGAGTAAGCTTGAATGTTATTGATATAGGCTGGCCTGCAACATCTTCCATTGCTTGGGCTTCGGTGGTAGCAGCATTTATTATTCCACTTGGTTTAGTTGTAAACGTCATCATGCTTGTTACGAAAACGACAAAAACAATGAACGTGGATGTTTGGAACTTCTGGCATTATACGTTCATGGCTGCAATGGTTTACGCTATTTCAGGCAGTATTATTCAAGGGTTAGTGGCAGCAGTGCTATTTCAAATCGTCTGTCTTAAAGTTGCAGACTGGACGCAGCCCATGGTTAGCGAATTTTATGAACTTCCGGGTGTTTCTATTGCAACCGGTAGTACAATTTCATATGCACCATTTATTCCAGTAGTAAAATTACTACAAAAAGTTCCTGGAGTAAAAAATTGGAATGCCGATCCAGAAACGATTCAAAAACGATTTGGTATTTTCGGTGAATCTATTTTCATCGGGTTAATTCTTGGTGCAGGTATTGGTGCATTAGCGGGATATAACATTGGTGAAATCATTGAGATTGGTATGTCAATGGCTGCCGTTATGGTTTTGATGCCACGTATGGTTAAGATCCTGATGGAAGGTTTAATGCCAGTTTCAGAATCCGCACGTGAATGGTTAAACAAACGATTTGGGGATAGAGAAATTTATATCGGACTTGATGCAGCAGTAGCACTTGGGCATCCTGCTGTCATTTCAACAGCACTGATTCTTGTTCCAGTCACAGTTCTATTGGCAGTTATTTTACCAGGAAATGCACTGTTACCATTTGGTGATCTGGCTACTATTCCATTTATTGTAGCATTTATTGTTGGTGCTGCAAGAGGTAATATTATTCATTCTGTAATTGTTGGTACCTTCATGATTGCTATCTCACTATACCTCGCAACAGATGTTGCACCGATATTTACGCAAATGGCTGAAACTGCTCAAATTGAGCTGCCAGAAGGTTCAACTCAAGTATCAAGTATTGACCAGGGTGGTAACTTAGTTAACTGGGTAATCTTTAAAGTGTTTAGCTTGTTTAATTAA
- a CDS encoding zinc-binding dehydrogenase, protein MKALVKTELGFGNLEIQDKEEPQAGKDQVKIEVKYAGICGSDIHTYEGHYKVGVPVTLGHEFAGEVVEVGEGVTAFKSGDRVTSETTFYICGECEYCKAGDYNLCNHRKGLGTQQDGGFTKYLIAREGSVHHLPEHVDYKSAAMTEPLSCTHHAVAKTDISEGDIVVVIGPGPIGLFTAQVAKSRGATVLITGLTNDKVRLDKAKEIGIDYAVNTQEQDIKELVNSLTNGYGADVVFECSGAVPAAKQGLDLLRKKGQYGQVGLFAQPEVQFDLQKIIQKEIRVVGSRSQKPADWEPSLELMNNGSVNAKAMVTHEFDITQWDEAYQAIKSGEAIKVLLTPVD, encoded by the coding sequence ATGAAAGCTCTAGTAAAAACAGAACTCGGATTTGGAAATCTGGAAATACAAGATAAGGAAGAACCTCAAGCCGGGAAAGACCAGGTGAAAATTGAAGTAAAATACGCAGGGATCTGCGGTTCAGATATTCATACGTACGAGGGGCATTATAAAGTCGGTGTCCCTGTGACATTAGGACATGAATTTGCCGGTGAAGTTGTAGAAGTAGGTGAAGGTGTTACAGCATTTAAATCAGGCGACCGCGTTACTTCAGAAACTACCTTCTATATTTGTGGGGAATGTGAGTATTGTAAAGCTGGTGACTATAACCTCTGTAATCATCGTAAAGGATTGGGTACACAGCAGGACGGCGGATTTACGAAATATTTGATTGCGCGTGAAGGTAGCGTTCATCATCTTCCTGAACATGTGGATTATAAATCAGCAGCGATGACAGAACCACTGTCATGTACCCATCATGCAGTGGCAAAAACGGATATTAGCGAAGGCGATATTGTGGTTGTAATTGGACCAGGTCCGATTGGTCTATTTACTGCACAGGTTGCTAAAAGTCGAGGAGCTACCGTTTTAATTACTGGTTTAACAAATGATAAAGTGCGTTTGGATAAAGCAAAGGAAATAGGCATCGACTATGCAGTGAACACACAAGAACAAGACATCAAGGAACTTGTTAACAGTCTGACAAACGGCTATGGTGCAGATGTTGTGTTCGAATGTTCCGGTGCGGTTCCTGCAGCGAAACAAGGACTTGATCTTCTGCGTAAAAAAGGGCAATATGGCCAGGTTGGGCTTTTTGCTCAGCCAGAAGTTCAATTCGATCTTCAAAAAATTATTCAAAAGGAAATTCGCGTTGTCGGAAGTAGGAGCCAAAAACCTGCTGACTGGGAACCTTCTCTAGAATTAATGAATAATGGAAGTGTTAACGCTAAAGCAATGGTAACGCACGAATTTGATATTACACAATGGGACGAAGCATACCAGGCAATTAAAAGTGGGGAAGCGATCAAGGTATTATTAACTCCCGTCGATTAA
- the deoC gene encoding deoxyribose-phosphate aldolase, whose protein sequence is MDKQELTNIIDYTLLKPTASKEDITHFCNETIEYGFKTVFVNPYYVSHAHNLLSPHNIKVGVPIGFSLGGATTHTKVEETKEAINNGAEEIDMLINLGALKSKEFDVVKNDIAEVVKASGGLTTKVIIETALLTKEEKITASEIIVEAHADFVKTATGFNGGGATVEDVKLLRSVVGENFGVKAAGGVRNYEDAVNIVNAGATRIGASGAIAIISGETSKVSY, encoded by the coding sequence TTGGATAAGCAAGAATTGACCAATATTATTGACTATACACTTTTGAAACCGACAGCAAGCAAAGAGGATATTACTCACTTTTGTAATGAAACCATAGAATACGGATTTAAAACAGTATTCGTAAATCCGTATTATGTTTCACATGCGCATAATCTATTATCTCCCCATAATATTAAAGTTGGAGTGCCGATTGGTTTTTCACTTGGCGGAGCAACAACGCACACAAAAGTCGAAGAAACAAAAGAAGCGATTAACAACGGTGCAGAAGAAATAGATATGCTGATTAATTTAGGTGCGTTGAAATCAAAAGAATTTGATGTTGTAAAAAATGACATTGCTGAGGTTGTGAAAGCTTCCGGAGGATTAACAACCAAGGTTATTATTGAAACAGCATTATTAACAAAAGAAGAGAAAATCACTGCCTCTGAAATAATTGTGGAAGCTCATGCGGATTTTGTAAAAACTGCTACTGGTTTTAATGGCGGCGGAGCTACTGTTGAAGATGTTAAGTTACTGCGTTCTGTGGTTGGAGAGAATTTTGGTGTAAAGGCTGCCGGTGGAGTTCGTAATTATGAAGATGCAGTAAATATCGTAAATGCGGGAGCAACTCGTATCGGAGCAAGCGGTGCTATAGCAATTATCTCTGGGGAAACATCAAAAGTTTCGTACTAA
- a CDS encoding galactitol-1-phosphate 5-dehydrogenase, which yields MKSLNLYGKQDIRFEQSPEPVIEKEDDVIIKVKVVGICGSDISRYNKLGPYVEGMTFGHEFAGEVTEVGTGVEGIKAGDRVAGCPTFYCGECESCRKGELSRCEKLTVIGARHPGAYAEYVKLPAENIVPLSDNVDYDTAALVEPSSVVAHGFYRTSIQPGAEVAIMGCGSIGLLAVQWAKIFGAKKVYAIDIDNSKLEVAKEVGADVLINSLEKPAHEQIMEQTNGTGVDLAVESAGSPITSAQVLALPKKGGEVVFMGIPYADINIERFYFEKIVRNELRILGSWNAISSPFPGKEWSSSVHYMSTGQINVQPMISHRLKLEEGPETFDNLINRKGSYVKVLFYPGEG from the coding sequence ATGAAATCCCTAAATCTTTATGGCAAGCAAGATATACGTTTTGAACAATCACCTGAACCGGTAATTGAAAAGGAAGATGACGTTATTATCAAAGTGAAAGTTGTTGGTATTTGTGGTTCAGATATTTCCAGATACAATAAATTAGGGCCTTATGTAGAAGGTATGACATTTGGTCACGAATTTGCAGGAGAAGTAACAGAGGTTGGAACAGGTGTAGAAGGAATCAAAGCGGGAGACCGTGTTGCAGGCTGCCCTACTTTCTATTGTGGAGAATGTGAAAGCTGTAGGAAAGGTGAATTATCACGCTGTGAAAAATTAACTGTTATTGGTGCAAGACACCCAGGCGCTTATGCAGAATATGTAAAACTGCCAGCTGAAAATATTGTACCGCTTTCGGATAATGTTGATTATGATACAGCTGCACTGGTCGAGCCTTCATCCGTTGTTGCGCACGGTTTTTACCGTACAAGCATCCAGCCAGGTGCAGAAGTGGCTATCATGGGATGTGGCAGTATCGGATTACTTGCTGTTCAATGGGCAAAAATATTCGGTGCAAAAAAAGTTTATGCTATCGATATTGATAATTCCAAGCTTGAAGTTGCCAAAGAAGTCGGAGCAGACGTTTTAATAAATTCGCTTGAAAAACCCGCTCATGAACAGATTATGGAGCAAACCAATGGCACCGGTGTTGATTTAGCTGTAGAATCAGCAGGATCCCCAATTACATCCGCACAAGTTCTTGCTCTACCCAAAAAGGGTGGAGAAGTCGTATTCATGGGCATTCCTTATGCAGATATCAATATCGAACGTTTCTATTTTGAAAAAATCGTACGTAATGAATTAAGGATACTCGGATCGTGGAACGCCATCTCCTCTCCGTTCCCAGGAAAGGAATGGAGTTCTTCTGTACATTATATGAGTACAGGCCAGATTAATGTACAACCAATGATTTCTCATCGGTTGAAATTAGAAGAAGGGCCGGAAACTTTTGATAACCTTATAAATAGAAAAGGGTCTTATGTAAAGGTTTTGTTTTATCCTGGGGAAGGATAA
- a CDS encoding family 4 glycosyl hydrolase translates to MLKKPKIVIVGAGSAIFGLSMLKDAFSTKELWGSELVLVDIDKAAVEKVTVAANRINDQLKAGYKISSTTDRLEALPGADFVIVSIAVDRMKMWKKDFSVPQKHGVPHVLGENVGPGAVFHTMRNLPIILDICKDIEKYCPEALLINFTNPESRLCMAIKKYTNVKVVGLCHQINAGIDIVSTLTHTDRKYIDVKAWGINHFTWMVDIRDKRTGEDLYPALIEKEKTYDSSYEKLSRFIFRHYGLFPTSGDDHLGEFFPYAHEMISKEGYDFGKYEQRRQDVVKILEGIINKDVAIDSNLIKPSGEKAFNIINGITNNTNELLESINLPNEGYITNLPDDAIVEVPSIVSGNGVNGLALGKLPRGIAALCKTQIDVQHLVVDAGVNGDRNLVVQALLTDPNVPSADAAMNIYHELMEVNKPYLRQFSYDSYD, encoded by the coding sequence ATGCTAAAAAAACCAAAAATAGTTATTGTCGGTGCAGGTAGTGCAATTTTTGGACTGAGTATGTTGAAAGATGCCTTTTCTACAAAAGAATTATGGGGCAGTGAACTGGTGTTAGTAGATATTGACAAAGCCGCGGTTGAAAAAGTAACAGTAGCCGCTAATCGGATAAATGATCAGCTTAAGGCAGGATATAAGATTTCATCTACCACTGATAGACTTGAAGCTCTACCAGGAGCAGATTTCGTGATTGTATCCATCGCTGTTGATCGAATGAAAATGTGGAAGAAAGACTTTTCTGTACCACAAAAGCATGGGGTTCCTCATGTTTTAGGAGAAAATGTTGGACCAGGGGCGGTCTTTCACACTATGAGAAACCTGCCGATCATTCTCGATATCTGCAAAGACATCGAAAAATATTGTCCAGAAGCATTATTAATCAACTTCACAAACCCTGAAAGTCGTTTATGTATGGCAATCAAAAAATATACGAATGTGAAAGTGGTAGGGCTCTGTCATCAAATAAATGCGGGGATTGATATTGTTTCTACTTTAACCCATACTGACAGAAAATATATTGATGTGAAAGCATGGGGAATAAATCATTTTACTTGGATGGTTGATATTAGAGATAAACGCACTGGAGAAGACTTATATCCAGCTTTAATAGAAAAAGAGAAAACTTATGATTCTTCCTATGAAAAGTTATCAAGGTTTATCTTCCGTCATTATGGACTTTTTCCAACATCTGGTGACGATCATTTAGGAGAATTTTTCCCCTATGCGCATGAAATGATCAGTAAAGAAGGCTATGATTTTGGGAAATACGAACAAAGGCGTCAAGATGTGGTGAAAATCTTGGAGGGCATTATTAATAAAGATGTTGCTATTGACAGCAATTTGATTAAACCCTCTGGAGAAAAAGCATTTAATATTATAAACGGAATAACAAACAACACCAATGAGCTTCTTGAATCAATCAATTTACCAAACGAAGGGTATATTACAAATCTTCCAGATGATGCAATTGTTGAAGTACCTTCTATAGTCAGCGGTAATGGGGTGAATGGACTTGCTCTAGGTAAACTTCCAAGGGGGATTGCAGCTTTATGTAAAACACAAATTGATGTTCAACACCTTGTAGTAGATGCAGGAGTAAATGGAGACCGGAATTTGGTTGTTCAGGCTTTACTTACTGATCCGAACGTCCCAAGCGCAGATGCTGCAATGAATATTTATCATGAATTAATGGAGGTTAACAAACCTTATTTGAGGCAATTCTCTTATGACTCTTATGATTAA
- the argH gene encoding argininosuccinate lyase, whose translation MNKFKTEFELAEGIEFPGKTYVEQLLKPVFDDQKDHLFEAMFKVHKAHTIMLTEQNILTKQECNKALEGIQLVENLDKSELTYSAQYEDLFFLVESKIGDHIGDELAGKMHIAKSRNDMGEAMYRIVIRNYLKQTIENAEELNQVILYQAEQHIETIIPAHTHTQPAQPTTFGHYLVAIYDNLSRDIRRLQQAYQTVNQSPMGAAAVTTTGFPINRERMVELLEFDGLIENSYDAIGTGDYLIEAAQTLISLMTNMGRWIQELLRMASKEVGLVKVSNAYVQISSIMPQKRNPVSMEHSRAIASSAGAEGMAVLHMIHNTPYGDINDTEDDLQPHLYNGYQKAIRVIKLMRAVILTMDFNKERAYQQARENMITITELADVLARDYETPFRIAHKKASIVAKRADAANKELYELPLATVNEWLENITLKSKDWKSILDPKHFIEKRKVTGGTNPRVVLNMIQRRKK comes from the coding sequence ATGAATAAATTTAAAACTGAGTTTGAGCTTGCTGAAGGTATTGAATTTCCCGGGAAAACATATGTGGAACAATTATTAAAACCCGTATTTGATGATCAAAAAGACCACTTATTTGAAGCAATGTTTAAAGTACATAAGGCACACACCATTATGCTGACAGAGCAAAATATTCTTACGAAACAAGAGTGTAATAAAGCTTTGGAAGGAATACAACTAGTAGAAAACCTTGATAAAAGTGAATTAACATATTCAGCACAATATGAGGATTTATTTTTTTTAGTAGAATCCAAAATTGGAGACCATATTGGTGATGAATTAGCAGGTAAAATGCATATTGCAAAAAGCAGAAATGATATGGGTGAAGCAATGTATCGGATAGTGATACGGAACTACCTGAAGCAGACTATTGAAAATGCAGAAGAATTAAATCAAGTAATTCTCTATCAAGCCGAACAGCATATAGAAACCATTATACCAGCCCATACCCATACTCAACCAGCACAGCCAACTACATTCGGACACTACCTTGTTGCAATTTATGATAATTTATCCAGAGATATAAGAAGATTACAACAGGCATATCAGACTGTGAATCAATCCCCTATGGGCGCAGCTGCTGTCACCACAACGGGGTTTCCTATAAATCGAGAACGTATGGTAGAACTGCTTGAATTCGATGGATTAATAGAAAATTCCTATGATGCAATCGGTACTGGGGATTATTTGATAGAGGCTGCCCAGACATTAATAAGCCTTATGACGAATATGGGAAGATGGATACAGGAACTTTTGCGAATGGCTTCAAAAGAGGTTGGATTGGTAAAAGTCTCTAATGCATATGTTCAGATAAGCAGTATTATGCCCCAAAAAAGAAATCCAGTTTCCATGGAGCATTCGCGTGCCATAGCCAGCAGTGCTGGAGCTGAGGGAATGGCTGTACTTCATATGATTCATAATACACCATACGGAGATATAAACGACACGGAAGATGATCTGCAGCCCCATTTATATAATGGGTATCAAAAAGCAATTAGAGTAATAAAATTAATGCGTGCAGTTATTCTTACAATGGATTTCAATAAAGAGCGAGCTTACCAACAAGCAAGAGAAAATATGATTACAATAACTGAACTTGCTGATGTACTTGCCCGAGACTATGAAACTCCTTTTAGAATTGCCCATAAAAAAGCCAGCATTGTAGCAAAGCGTGCAGATGCTGCAAACAAAGAATTATATGAATTACCATTAGCTACAGTGAATGAGTGGTTAGAAAATATTACATTAAAAAGTAAGGATTGGAAATCTATTCTTGATCCCAAACACTTTATTGAAAAAAGAAAAGTAACAGGTGGAACAAATCCTAGAGTGGTATTAAATATGATACAGAGGAGAAAAAAGTAA
- a CDS encoding ROK family transcriptional regulator — translation MKDLNKRKIIHYIQRNQGSSRSDISKALFISKPTVSNFVDELLSEGWVSEKESEKGSSSGGRKPYQVFFNQDAYYLVGVDIGGTSIEMAVMNLAGEIINKTAFETQLYVGSQLIAVIADNVTNLIQNSNLENDQIFGVGIGVPGITNVNDGIVMDAPSIGWKNIPLQSHLEELLPFPVYLDNDVNVAALGELWKGVGKTNYNFLMITLGTGIGCGLIINGQLYRGSSYAAGEIGYMVTDKDSAEKKYEHTFTGYGFLDNHVGGPSITRRMLNYLGETEESEWTAKKIFQMANQRDETALEILNEPLSHLSFGLINVISLLNPERIVLGGRISKSMNQFLPYLSTTIEKHIPIQTELETTGVKDVSLLGAGYLLLKEHDSILKM, via the coding sequence ATAAAAGATTTAAACAAAAGAAAAATTATACATTACATTCAAAGAAATCAAGGGAGTTCACGATCTGATATTTCTAAAGCTTTGTTTATCAGTAAGCCAACGGTATCAAATTTTGTTGATGAGTTGCTATCGGAGGGATGGGTCAGTGAGAAAGAAAGTGAAAAAGGTAGTTCCTCTGGTGGGAGGAAGCCATACCAGGTATTCTTTAACCAAGACGCATACTATCTGGTTGGGGTAGACATAGGAGGAACCTCGATAGAAATGGCTGTCATGAATTTGGCAGGGGAAATTATAAATAAAACGGCTTTTGAAACTCAACTCTATGTGGGTAGTCAACTTATTGCTGTAATTGCTGATAACGTCACAAATCTTATTCAAAACAGCAACCTTGAAAATGACCAAATATTTGGTGTGGGGATTGGTGTTCCAGGAATCACAAATGTAAATGATGGTATTGTAATGGATGCCCCTAGTATTGGTTGGAAAAACATACCTTTACAATCTCATCTTGAAGAGCTCCTTCCGTTTCCGGTTTATCTAGACAACGATGTGAATGTTGCTGCCTTAGGTGAACTCTGGAAAGGAGTAGGGAAGACTAATTACAATTTTTTAATGATAACACTTGGAACTGGTATCGGGTGTGGATTGATTATTAATGGCCAACTTTATCGAGGTTCTTCTTATGCAGCAGGGGAAATAGGCTACATGGTTACGGATAAAGATTCTGCAGAGAAAAAATATGAACATACTTTTACGGGATATGGATTTTTAGATAATCATGTTGGTGGGCCCTCAATTACAAGAAGAATGCTTAATTATTTAGGAGAAACTGAAGAAAGCGAATGGACAGCGAAGAAAATATTCCAAATGGCAAATCAGAGAGATGAAACTGCTTTAGAAATTCTTAATGAGCCCTTGTCTCATCTTTCCTTTGGACTAATTAATGTAATATCTTTATTAAACCCGGAAAGGATTGTATTGGGAGGTAGAATTTCAAAGTCTATGAATCAATTTTTACCATATTTATCTACAACAATTGAAAAACATATACCAATACAAACAGAGCTTGAGACGACAGGTGTCAAAGATGTTTCGTTGTTAGGAGCGGGCTACTTGTTGTTAAAGGAACACGATTCAATATTAAAAATGTAA
- a CDS encoding extracellular solute-binding protein, whose translation MVQKWRFALLGVLVLFVIAACSGGDDETSGSESENGDGEITLEYWQYAFDSKVTLMDELIEEFEQENPGITIEQTTFPYDQYNEQVAAQVPAGRGPDVINLFYGWVPSYVDAGYLQPLPQDAFPHEEIEDEFFPLVDATKIDDEYWTIPTAVRTLALFYNKDLFEEAGLDPEAPPETWDELQEYAVELTERDDNDVLVQSGMAWQPDQQGHHWLRDGLTLQAGGEVLSEDRREVVWDEDPAGFEAFEYWLSFPGELGTSEQGFYTDDVTAFVTENAAMNIDGSFRVGTLQSDAPDLNYGIAPLPAQDEQSTNASFWTNGITADVEGEKLDASIKFLEFLTSEDVMERWLDATGELPAKEAVAMQDEFVNDELYGPFIESLPYANAHFFIDETGERDLVIEAANKVLLEGADPEEAFNELVEATQALYDEYWSDK comes from the coding sequence ATGGTACAGAAATGGAGATTTGCACTATTGGGAGTTTTGGTATTGTTTGTAATTGCTGCTTGTTCAGGTGGAGATGATGAAACTTCTGGAAGTGAATCAGAAAATGGTGATGGGGAAATCACTTTGGAATATTGGCAGTACGCTTTTGATTCAAAGGTTACCTTAATGGATGAATTAATTGAGGAATTTGAGCAGGAAAATCCTGGTATAACAATTGAGCAAACAACTTTCCCTTATGATCAATATAATGAACAAGTAGCTGCCCAAGTGCCTGCCGGTAGGGGGCCGGATGTAATTAATTTATTTTATGGTTGGGTGCCATCCTATGTGGACGCTGGTTATTTACAGCCACTGCCCCAGGATGCTTTTCCACATGAAGAAATAGAAGATGAATTTTTCCCATTAGTAGATGCAACTAAAATAGACGATGAGTACTGGACGATACCGACAGCGGTGAGAACACTGGCGTTGTTCTACAATAAAGACCTTTTCGAAGAGGCAGGCCTTGATCCTGAAGCTCCTCCAGAAACGTGGGATGAACTTCAGGAATATGCAGTAGAATTAACTGAAAGAGATGATAATGACGTTTTAGTGCAATCCGGTATGGCATGGCAACCGGATCAACAAGGGCATCATTGGCTTAGAGATGGTCTGACTTTGCAGGCTGGAGGAGAAGTATTGAGTGAAGACCGTAGAGAAGTAGTTTGGGATGAAGATCCAGCAGGATTTGAAGCATTTGAATACTGGTTAAGCTTCCCTGGTGAACTGGGTACTTCCGAGCAAGGCTTTTATACCGATGATGTGACAGCTTTTGTTACAGAAAATGCTGCAATGAATATTGATGGATCATTCCGAGTTGGAACACTTCAGAGTGATGCGCCTGATTTAAATTATGGTATTGCACCACTTCCAGCACAGGATGAACAATCTACCAATGCTTCATTTTGGACGAATGGTATTACTGCAGACGTAGAAGGTGAAAAACTGGACGCTTCGATTAAATTTCTTGAGTTTTTAACCAGTGAGGATGTAATGGAAAGATGGCTGGATGCTACAGGTGAGCTTCCTGCTAAAGAAGCAGTTGCAATGCAGGATGAATTTGTAAATGATGAATTATATGGTCCATTTATTGAATCTTTACCTTATGCGAATGCCCATTTCTTTATAGATGAAACTGGAGAACGTGACCTTGTGATCGAAGCTGCCAATAAAGTTTTACTAGAAGGAGCAGATCCGGAGGAAGCTTTCAATGAATTAGTGGAAGCTACACAGGCACTTTATGATGAGTATTGGAGCGATAAATAA